A segment of the Fusobacterium ulcerans genome:
TAATCTTTTCAGCAGCTTATTTTTTAATATCTCCATTTTAATTTTCCCCCTTAAAATGTTTAAAATCTTGCACTCATACTAAAATATATCTCATGTGTATTTTTCTTTATATATGCAGGAGCTGTCAAAGGCTTTGAATATGAAAAACTCATATCAAAGTTGTTTAAATACATTCTTACACCAATAGTTGCTCCACTCATTTCACTTCCATTTTTCTCATAATAATCATCTTTATATACATCTTTTACTCTTCCATAATCATATGCTATAAATGGTTCTAAAAATTTATAACTGTATCCAATCTCATTTCTTAAATAAAAACCCTTATCTCCCATTATTGAGTTTTCTTTAAAACCTCTCACAGTAGTATCATCACCTATTCCCAGTTTTTCCGAAGAATAAAGTATATCATCTGAATACTGCCCGCTGAAAGAAACTCTGTATGAGAACCTTTGCTCCTTTATCATAAAAGGTTTATACCAGCTTAAATCCGCTGTATATTTTTGAAATTGAGCTCTTGGAGAATAATCACCTTTATTTTCATCTCTTTCTGCTCCAAATTTTTTTATTCCTTCATGGTAAGTTAAACTTCCATAAAAAACTCCATTGTAAAGCCTTCTATTATGGCTGATATCTGCTTTTAATATTGAAAGTTTTCTTGAACTTGTTATTAATTTTATTCCATCAAAATAGTTCTTAGTTTCTTTATTTGTCAAAGTTACTCCCACAGAAGTTTTTCCATCACTGTTTCTATTTATTATTCTTCTTGCTGAGTAATTTATATTTTTTGAGACTCCTGTTATTTCATAAGTATGAGCAAAAGACTCTATTGTAGAAAGATATTCTGATTGATCCTTTGATATTGAAAATTCCCAGTATTTAATTGGAACTCTATAATAAAAAGAAAAATTCTCATTATCCTTGTATTTTCTATTATTTCCAAGCTTACGCTGATAAGTACTGGCAAAAGAATCGTTTATTCCTAAAACATCATCAAAAATAAGAGAAAATTTTATTCTGTCCTTCCCAGTAGATTTCTGCCCCAAGTCATTATAGTTTATGGCTCCAGATATCTTTTTTGTCTTATGATTATCAATTTCTACAATACTCCCACCTAATTCGTCTCCAGCTGTTATGTCTAGCCTTGCATTGTTGGAAGATACAGAATTAAGGTTGTCTATCCCTTGGTCGAGGTCATTTATATTTAATATTTGCCCTCTGCTTATTGGAAAAGAAGTAAAAATTTTTAATTTGTCCTGATTTTTTTCATCTTTAAATCGGATATCTTCTACATGCCCTTCTATCACCTTTAAAAATATTCTTCCATCTGGTATATTTGATTTCTCCATGTCTATTTTTACTCTGACAGAAATATATCCTTCTTCAAGATATAGATTTTCAAGCTCTTTCATCAAATTCAAAATACTTTTTCCACCTTTTTTTCCTATATATCTTTTTTTTAAAGGTTCAATTTGATTTTTTTTCAAAATAGTATTTTCTTCAATAAAAATATCCCTTATTTCACTTCCCATAGCTTGAATATCTTCTTCTATATCATTTAATTTGACTTCATCTTTTATTTCACTCTTTTCTAATTTCCTTATCTCTTCTGCCTGCTTTCTTCTTTCTTCCCTATTTAACTCTTGTTGGTTGGCATGAACACAGTAACTAAATATTAGAAAAATTCCAAAATAGATCCCCTTGATTTTCATAAAATCTCTCCCAACAAAATCTTTACTATATATTTTTTAATTTTTTTAAAATATATATTTAACTGCTTTTAATTTAAAAAAATCTTTTTTATAGCTTTCATCTTTATTTATATATTTTCTCTCTCATTTTTATATTTTTTTAAATTAATTCTATTTTTATTCTAAATATATACTTTTTAATATATCAAAGAGTACAAACTATATTTTAATCGTATATTTTAAATATTATCATCTTTTGGTTATTTTATATACATAAATATTGAAACGTATACTTTTAAAAGTTATTAATATTCTTGTAACCCAATTTTTTCATATTATACAAATTCTAAATCACTTTAATTATATAAATATATAATTTAAATTGTAGGTTATAAATAAAAAATATAATAAAAACCCCAGAAATACTATCCGAGGCTTCAAAATTTAAAAATATTTATTTTTATAAGACTTTACTACCTAAAAAGATGAAATCAAAGTCATTATATCTTTTACATTTCTATAGCAACAGCTCTAATAGGACATCCATCTATTGCTGTTTTTAAAGGAATACATGAAAAATAAAATTCTTTATTTAAAATATTTTCTAATTCACACAAATTCTCTACTATTATCTTATCAGCTGCTAGAAGGAGTTTATGATTTCCCATTTCTTTAGAATCATAGCTGTCTGGGGAAATACAATCTATTCCAATTCCTTTTAAATGAGAATTTGCTATTTTTTCAACTATTTCTTTTGAAATAATTGGATAGTCTTTAAAATAATCTTCCTTATCCCAATATTTATCCCATCCAGTATAAATCAGTAGATAGTCAATATTTTTAATGAAATCAAAATCAAAGTTTTCTAAATTTTCAAAAGAAATGCATAGCCCTTTTCCCAAAAATGTATCAACTGGAAAATCACAGATATTCCTTCCATTTTCTATTAAATGAAGAGGAACATCTAAATGAGTCCCAAGATGTGAAGTTAGACCTAAACATGTTACATTGAAATTATCTTTTTCATATGAAAAAAGAGGCTTAATGTTTGGTTTTTCTGCATCACAATATGCAGTCATATTATTTTTTATTTCATGTGTTAAGTCATATATTTTCATAAATCCCTCACTATTCTCTCTGAATACAATTATTTTATTACTCAATATTATTATACTAGATTTCATCACTATTTAAAAAATTATTATTGATGTTTTGTAATATATTTCAAACTATTTTCTAAGGTTATAATTCACATTATTCATCTTAATTATTTTTATTTTTTTCTTAGATAAAAATATATAAAGTAAGAAAATATAAAAAGCCCATAAAATTTAGAATATTCATTTCTAAAGATACATGGGCTGAATTTTTTAACTTAATAATAAATTAATATTATTTACAATTTGTCTCTAATTATTTAGAATTTCTTCTTCTGAAATATCTGTATCAGGAGAAATAATTATCTTTTTCCATTCAACAGGCTTTTTCTTTTGCATTATTTTAGCATAAATCCACATAAATATCCCTCCTGAAAAATATATTCCCAGTACTAGAAGACTTCCTGAACTTATTTCTCCAAAGCATGTATAAATAACCCATAGTGTAAAACAACAACTTATCAGTGCAACTAAAGGCCATACTTTTACTTTATATGGTCTGTTCCATTGAGGTTTCTTTATTCTTAATGAAACAAAAGATATTGTAACTATAAAATATACAATTCCAGCCGTAATCCCATAGATTGTATAAATATAATTTACCCATTTATCTGGTGCAAATACAGTAAAAAACATAGCAAGTACTCCAACTGTAATATTTGCATTTATAGGCTGCCCTTCTTTATTAAGAACTCCAAAAAGTCTTGTCATTTGATGCTGTTTAGAAGCTCCATATAAAGTTCTTGAAGCAGACAGCCAAAAGCCTGGAATTGTTGTTATGCACACTAAGCATCCCATAATTACAATAATTATAGCAAGCCAATGTTTTCCTATATAATCTGCTACTCTTGGGTCTACTACATCTGTATTTATTATTTGATTTGTTGTAAATATTCCCCCAACCCCAATTACTGCCATTCCATAGATTAATACAGTAAGTCCGATAGCACCTATAAAAGCTATCCAAAGCTTATTCTTAGGAAAATTTGTTTCTTCAGATAATTGAGGTATCAAGTCAAACCCTATGAATTTCATCATTAACAAGGCTATTGCAGCTGTGAATCCCTTGCTCCCCATAGGGAAGAAAGGCTTCATTACTTCTATACTCCAATTACCATTAAATACAAATATCAAAGAAGCCCCTACTGAAACAACAAGAGTACTCCAATAAAGAATCCCTTGAATTTTTGCCAGAATCTTCAGCTC
Coding sequences within it:
- a CDS encoding ShlB/FhaC/HecB family hemolysin secretion/activation protein, encoding MKIKGIYFGIFLIFSYCVHANQQELNREERRKQAEEIRKLEKSEIKDEVKLNDIEEDIQAMGSEIRDIFIEENTILKKNQIEPLKKRYIGKKGGKSILNLMKELENLYLEEGYISVRVKIDMEKSNIPDGRIFLKVIEGHVEDIRFKDEKNQDKLKIFTSFPISRGQILNINDLDQGIDNLNSVSSNNARLDITAGDELGGSIVEIDNHKTKKISGAINYNDLGQKSTGKDRIKFSLIFDDVLGINDSFASTYQRKLGNNRKYKDNENFSFYYRVPIKYWEFSISKDQSEYLSTIESFAHTYEITGVSKNINYSARRIINRNSDGKTSVGVTLTNKETKNYFDGIKLITSSRKLSILKADISHNRRLYNGVFYGSLTYHEGIKKFGAERDENKGDYSPRAQFQKYTADLSWYKPFMIKEQRFSYRVSFSGQYSDDILYSSEKLGIGDDTTVRGFKENSIMGDKGFYLRNEIGYSYKFLEPFIAYDYGRVKDVYKDDYYEKNGSEMSGATIGVRMYLNNFDMSFSYSKPLTAPAYIKKNTHEIYFSMSARF
- a CDS encoding cyclase family protein, producing the protein MKIYDLTHEIKNNMTAYCDAEKPNIKPLFSYEKDNFNVTCLGLTSHLGTHLDVPLHLIENGRNICDFPVDTFLGKGLCISFENLENFDFDFIKNIDYLLIYTGWDKYWDKEDYFKDYPIISKEIVEKIANSHLKGIGIDCISPDSYDSKEMGNHKLLLAADKIIVENLCELENILNKEFYFSCIPLKTAIDGCPIRAVAIEM
- a CDS encoding APC family permease; this encodes MGETNGLKKELSLTSLIAMASGGMVAAWMVEIRYWFELTGVTSALALLVCALLILPLCFIYTEMTAMLPYAGGANIWATNAFNWDAGFFTCWALLLLYIMAMPTVTYGIASMLTYFFPVSFMQTKILAVVLTTGAYFLANRELKILAKIQGILYWSTLVVSVGASLIFVFNGNWSIEVMKPFFPMGSKGFTAAIALLMMKFIGFDLIPQLSEETNFPKNKLWIAFIGAIGLTVLIYGMAVIGVGGIFTTNQIINTDVVDPRVADYIGKHWLAIIIVIMGCLVCITTIPGFWLSASRTLYGASKQHQMTRLFGVLNKEGQPINANITVGVLAMFFTVFAPDKWVNYIYTIYGITAGIVYFIVTISFVSLRIKKPQWNRPYKVKVWPLVALISCCFTLWVIYTCFGEISSGSLLVLGIYFSGGIFMWIYAKIMQKKKPVEWKKIIISPDTDISEEEILNN